One stretch of Narcine bancroftii isolate sNarBan1 chromosome 8, sNarBan1.hap1, whole genome shotgun sequence DNA includes these proteins:
- the anapc13 gene encoding anaphase-promoting complex subunit 13 yields MDSEVQRDGRILDLIDDAWREDKLPYEDVEIPLSELPEPEQDNGGTTESINEQDMKWTDLALQNLHENTPSAGS; encoded by the exons ATGGACAGCGAGGTACAGCGAGATGGTAGAATTCTGGACTTGATTGATGATGCATGGCGTGAGGACAAGTTGCCGTATGAAGATGTGGAAATACCATTG AGTGAACTACCGGAGCCTGAGCAGGATAATGGAGGAACAACTGAATCTATTAATGAACAAGATATGAAATGGACTGACCTAGCCCTACAAAATTTGCATGAAAATACCCCATCTGCAGGAAGCTAG